The following DNA comes from Curtobacterium sp. 9128.
CCTGCGGGGGTGGTCGTCGACCTGCTCGACGCCGACGGCAACGTGCTGGCGTCCACGACGACCGGTGCAGGTGGCGGGTACGAGTTCACGACCGTCCCCGGCGCCTACACGGTGCGCTCCGCGCTCCCGGCTGAGGGCGCCGAGGGAGCCTCGACCCTGGCGGTGGACACGACCGGCGGGCTGGACGTCACGAACGCGGACTTCGCCTTCACCACACCGGAGCCGGCGGCGCCGCAGGTCGTCGAGCAGCCGGGTACCGTGACCGACACGAACGGCGACCCCGTCGCAGGTGTCCAGGTCGTGGCGACACCGACCGACCCGGACGCGGGAGAGCCGGTGACCACGACGACTGGTCGCGACGGCTCGTTCGTGCTGCCGGGGCTCAACCCCACCTCGGAGTACGAGGTCGTCGTGGGCACCGGTGAGGACCCTGGTCAGCGGAAGACGATCACCACCCCGGAGACGGGTTCGGGCGACCCGATCGCGTTCGTCGTCCCGGCAGCGGTGACCCCGACGCCGACCGTTCCCCCGACGACTCCGCCGGTGTCCGGTGGTGGCAACGGCACGACGCCGGTGTCCTCGACGGGTGGCTCGTCGTCCACCGGTGCCCTCGCCTACACGGGCGCTGACCTCACCCCGGGGCTGATCGCAGCCGGCGTGCTCGTGCTCCTCGGTGCCGGGCTGCTCACCTTCCGAGCCGCTCGCAACCGCCGCCGCTCGGAGCACCTGCAGGACTGACCCCGGGCGCCGCTCGCGGTCGCCGCCGATGGTGCGGCACTTCCGCACAACCGAAAGCGATCCGCGCCACGACTTCTCGTGGCGCGGGTCGCTTTTCGTTGTGTGAGAGCGAACCGCACCACGCCGGTGTACCCGCGCGCCGCCGCCGCCCGCCCGCCGCCCGCCGCGTCAGCGCGAGCGCTGTGTCCGCGTCGTCCCGGTGATCGTCGCGACGGACCCCGTCATCGTCTGGATCGCCCGGCTGATCGTCGGCATCGACGTGGTGACGACCCCGAGCGACGACGTGATCGCCTCGATCGACGAGGTCGACAGGTGCTCCTGGTGCGTCGTCCGCAGCGGGAAGCCCCGACGGGCAGCGACGACGACCCCGAGGGACCCGAGCAGCACGACGGCTCCGGCGAAGGGCATCGTCTGCATGCCCGAGAGCCCGAGCACCTGCCCGCCGATGGCCGCACCGCCGGCGATGCCGATGTTCGACGCCCCGTTGACGAGCGCCCCCGCGATGTCGGGGGAGACGCCCCCTGTGCGGATCGCAGCCGCCATGAACAGCGTCCCCGTCGTGCCGTTCGCAGCCATCCAGACACCCGCGACGATCATCGTGCCGATGAGCGAACCGTGCACGAACGGCAGTGCGACGAAGGCGGCTGCCATCGTGGCGACCGCGGCGATGAGCGTCTGCCGGGGTGCCTTGTCGACGAACATGCCGGCGAGCCAGAGCCCGATCACCCCGGTGCCGCCGAGGACGAGCAGCGCCCCGCTCACGAGGCCCGAGGCGAGCCCGGCGTCGATCGCGTACGGCCCGATGTACGTGTAGACGATGTAGTGCCCCGCGAAGAGCAGCAGGTCGGCCACGACGACGGCGAGCAGCCCGCTGCGTGCCCATGCCTTCGGCGACCCGATGTGCGGCGAGGACGTGCCGCGGACGCCGGGCAGGAACGCCAGGGCCACGACGGCCAGGATCGCCGCGCAGACCGCGACGGCACCGACCGCCGGGCGCCACCCGATCGACTGCCCGACCCCGGTTGCGAGGGGCACGCCGATGACGAAGCCCAGCGAGCTGCCGGAGTAGACGAACGCGATGGCACGGCCGGCGAGCCGCGGCGGCACGATGCGCGTGGCGTACGCCGACGCGACCGAGAAGAACAGCGCGTGCGCGATGCCACCGACGACCCGGCCGGCGCAGACGATCGCGAAGGACGGCGCGAGCGCGATCATCAAGTTGGAGACGGTGTACCCGACGAGTGTCGACACGAGCACGGTCTTCCTCGGCAACCGTGCGGTGAGCGACGTCAGGGGAAGCGCGAGCAGTGCCACGGCGGTGGCGTAGACGGTGATGACGATGCCCATGGTGGACTCGGTGACGCCGAGGTCCTTGCTCATGGTACCGAGCAGCCCGACGGGCATCAGCTCGGTCGTGATCGCGAAGAAGGTCGCGAGACCGAGGACGGCGATGCCGACGACGGCCTTCGAGGTCAGGACGGACGTCGAGACCGTGGACGTGGTCGTGCTGATGGACGCTGTGCTGGTGGACACGGTGCTGACCTCCTCAAGGCGTGGCGGAGCGCGCGACGGGGATGTCACGTCGGCGACACCACGACCGGGTCGGTCGGGCAGTGCGCGCTCGCGGGTTGTGGGTGTGTTGGTTGGTCACTCCACGGCGAGTGCGATCCATCCAGTGTTGCACGATGAACCGGACCTGGCGAGGGCCCTTGCCGAGAATGTCCTAGGAGCGCTCCAACGCAGGAGTTGCGCGGGCATTCCCGATCAGTACTCGTTCGTCACGAGCCCCTGGACGCCGCCACCCGAAAGGTTGACCGTGAGCGTCCCGCTGAGCGACGACGCCGAGAGCGACACCGACCCGTGCAACGCGTCCTCCCGCGGGTAGCAGGCAGTCGTGGCCTGCAGCCGGTCCGCCGTCGCCACCAGGCAGATCGTGGACCGGTCGGAGCCGACGCCCGCCCAGACGTTCCACGGTGTCGCCGAGTCGTCGCCGCTCAGCGACCGGTTCGTGAACACGAGTCGGGTCGTGTGCAGGCTCACCGGCACCTCGAACGAGCCCGGCAGCTGGTCCGCGTACGTCTGCGGCGCGTCGAGGAGCTGCTCGAGGGTCACCGTGCCCGCGGTCGGGGTCACCGACGGCGACGCGGGTGTGTCCGGACGTGCGGTCCCGACGACGAGTCCGGTGCCGAACGCGACGACGACGGCCGCGGCGACGCCGCCGGCGATCCACGGTCGCGCACGCCGCTCGCCGAGCACCCGCCGCACGCGCGCCCAGACCGACGACGGTGGCGTCACGGACTCGTCGTCAGTACCGGACCGGCGGTCCGGCTCGGTCGATCGGTCGCCCTCGGCCTGGAGGCCCGGCTCACCCTGGTCGGTCGACCGCTCGTCCGGCACGGGGTCGGGTCTCGGCGCCGTGGTCGGCTCGGGCACCGGCGCTGCGGCAGGTACGTGGATGGCCTCCGCTGCCGCAGGCTCGCGGCGGACGGTGCTCGAGCGTCGCTGCGCCCGTCGATCGAGGTCCGCCAGCGCGATGCGCGCCTTCGCGGCCTCCGCCTCGGGGGACCCCGCGCCCCACGCCACACGTTCCAGGCGCGCTCGGGCGTCCCTGGTGTCGTCGCCGTCGTCGGCCATGCGTGCTCCCGGATT
Coding sequences within:
- a CDS encoding MFS transporter — its product is MSTSTASISTTTSTVSTSVLTSKAVVGIAVLGLATFFAITTELMPVGLLGTMSKDLGVTESTMGIVITVYATAVALLALPLTSLTARLPRKTVLVSTLVGYTVSNLMIALAPSFAIVCAGRVVGGIAHALFFSVASAYATRIVPPRLAGRAIAFVYSGSSLGFVIGVPLATGVGQSIGWRPAVGAVAVCAAILAVVALAFLPGVRGTSSPHIGSPKAWARSGLLAVVVADLLLFAGHYIVYTYIGPYAIDAGLASGLVSGALLVLGGTGVIGLWLAGMFVDKAPRQTLIAAVATMAAAFVALPFVHGSLIGTMIVAGVWMAANGTTGTLFMAAAIRTGGVSPDIAGALVNGASNIGIAGGAAIGGQVLGLSGMQTMPFAGAVVLLGSLGVVVAARRGFPLRTTHQEHLSTSSIEAITSSLGVVTTSMPTISRAIQTMTGSVATITGTTRTQRSR